In a genomic window of Gossypium arboreum isolate Shixiya-1 chromosome 7, ASM2569848v2, whole genome shotgun sequence:
- the LOC108483273 gene encoding protein CURVATURE THYLAKOID 1A, chloroplastic-like, with translation MVTAAASSMAATAILVPRVHTAVRITYCSALPSLPPRVSSSSFSSSVKLSPESRRFSQLLTKASEETAVDAGEFFTDLKEKWDKVESKSTVILYGGGAIVAVWLSSIFVGAINSVPLLPKIMELVGLGYTGWFVYRYLLFKSSRKELATDIESLKKKIAETE, from the exons ATGGTGACCGCCGCAGCATCCTCCATGGCGGCCACCGCCATTTTGGTTCCACGTGTCCACACTGCCGTTAGGATCACCTACTGCTCCGCCTTACCGTCTCTCCCTCCTCGCGTTTCCAGCTCTTCTTTTTCCTCTTCCGTTAAGCTAAGTCCAG AATCCCGGAGGTTTTCTCAGCTGCTGACAAAAGCCTCAGAGGAGACCGCTGTCGATGCTGGGGAGTTTTTCACTGACTTGAAGGAAAAG TGGGATAAAGTTGAGAGCAAGTCCACAGTTATTCTTTATGGTGGTGGGGCAATCGTTGCTGTTTGGTTATCATCTATTTTTGTTGGTGCTATCAACTCCGTCCCCTTG CTTCCAAAGATAATGGAGTTGGTTGGACTTGGATATACAGGATGGTTTGTCTACAGATACCTTCTTTTCAAG TCAAGCAGGAAGGAACTAGCTACGGATATTGAGTCACTGAAGAAGAAGATTGCTGAAACTGAATAG